A single window of Nitrospiria bacterium DNA harbors:
- a CDS encoding CTP synthase: MAKYIFVTGGVVSSLGKGLASASIGNLLESRGLKISFLKLDPYINVDPGTMNPYQHGEVYVTEDGAETDLDLGHYERYTSVRMSKENNYTTGKIYNTVINKERHGDYLGGTVQVVPHITDEIKGCIQRAGEGNDLLIVEIGGTIGDIESLPFLEAIRQFQFDVGRDHVIYIHLTLVPYIKTSDELKTKPTQHSVNKLREIGIQPSILLCRTDRHLPLELKKKIALFCNLEPNEVITAQDVENIYEVPLLLNEEGLDDLVVKKLFLNSRPPNLSSWKKLVKSMENPEYNVRIGLVGKYIELKESYKSLCEALRHGGIANNAKVEVCWVDADDIEKGNPSEILHDLPGILVPGGFGNRGIEGKITAIRFAREKQIPFFGICLGMQCAVIEYAKNVGGIKGASSTEFGGKPDDPVIDLLPDQKNIDELGGTMRLGAYPCVIEKGTLVHHIYQTQKINERHRHRYEVNPAYHERLRKAGMIFSGLSPDRRLVEIIELKNHPWFIACQFHPEFQSNPRKPHPLFQHFIQASLHRQNTMED; this comes from the coding sequence ATGGCAAAATACATCTTTGTAACCGGCGGAGTGGTCTCTTCTTTAGGAAAAGGCTTGGCATCGGCCTCTATCGGCAACCTCTTGGAAAGCCGAGGGTTAAAAATCTCTTTTTTAAAGTTGGACCCTTATATTAACGTAGACCCAGGGACCATGAACCCCTACCAGCATGGGGAAGTTTACGTTACAGAAGACGGTGCGGAGACTGATTTAGACCTTGGACACTATGAACGATATACCTCTGTCCGAATGTCAAAAGAAAACAATTATACCACAGGAAAAATCTACAACACTGTTATTAACAAGGAAAGACACGGGGATTATTTGGGTGGAACTGTCCAAGTGGTGCCACATATCACAGATGAAATAAAGGGATGTATCCAGAGAGCTGGGGAAGGAAATGATTTATTAATTGTGGAAATCGGCGGAACCATTGGAGATATCGAAAGCCTTCCTTTTCTGGAAGCCATTCGCCAGTTTCAATTTGATGTGGGAAGAGACCACGTAATTTATATCCATCTAACTCTCGTTCCTTATATCAAAACATCCGATGAGCTGAAAACGAAACCCACGCAACACAGTGTCAACAAGCTTCGAGAAATTGGTATCCAACCTTCCATCCTTTTATGCCGAACGGATCGCCATCTTCCATTGGAATTAAAGAAAAAAATAGCCCTGTTCTGTAACCTTGAACCAAATGAGGTGATAACGGCTCAGGACGTGGAAAATATTTATGAAGTTCCGCTTTTGTTAAATGAGGAGGGCTTGGATGATTTGGTGGTAAAAAAACTTTTCCTGAATTCCCGTCCCCCTAACCTTTCCAGCTGGAAAAAATTGGTTAAAAGCATGGAGAATCCGGAATATAACGTACGGATTGGATTGGTGGGAAAATATATTGAACTCAAGGAATCCTATAAAAGCCTTTGTGAAGCACTTCGGCATGGTGGCATAGCCAATAACGCAAAAGTAGAGGTGTGTTGGGTTGATGCGGATGATATTGAAAAAGGTAATCCAAGTGAAATTCTCCATGATCTTCCCGGAATTTTGGTTCCGGGCGGATTTGGGAACAGGGGAATTGAGGGAAAAATTACTGCCATCCGATTCGCACGGGAAAAACAAATTCCATTTTTTGGGATCTGTTTGGGAATGCAATGTGCCGTCATTGAATACGCCAAAAACGTTGGGGGAATAAAAGGGGCCAGCAGTACAGAATTTGGTGGGAAGCCAGATGATCCTGTTATTGATTTATTGCCCGATCAGAAAAACATCGATGAATTAGGGGGAACCATGAGATTGGGTGCTTACCCCTGTGTTATAGAAAAAGGGACTTTAGTTCATCATATTTATCAAACTCAAAAAATAAATGAAAGACACCGGCACCGGTATGAGGTCAACCCCGCTTACCACGAACGACTTCGAAAGGCGGGAATGATTTTTAGCGGGTTATCCCCTGACCGGCGGTTAGTTGAAATTATTGAGTTAAAAAATCACCCATGGTTTATTGCGTGCCAATTTCATCCTGAATTTCAATCAAATCCCCGTAAACCGCATCCCCTTTTTCAGCACTTTATTCAAGCCAGCCTTCATCGTCAAAATACAATGGAGGATTGA
- a CDS encoding HAD hydrolase family protein — translation MSFKFNDKKGVGFKKRLRKIRYLLLDVDGVLTDGKIYLDEQGKEFKVFNIYDGHGVSMLKKNGFGVGLLSGRKSKAVGVRSKELGISEVYQGISNKLKCYQGFLRKHKLEDEQVAYMGDDLIDIPIMKLVGFSVSVPNAVKEVKVFAHYITQKRGGEGAVREIADLLLKKHGKWKH, via the coding sequence TTGAGTTTTAAATTCAACGATAAAAAAGGGGTTGGGTTCAAAAAACGGCTTCGAAAAATCCGTTATCTTTTATTGGATGTTGATGGGGTGTTAACCGACGGAAAAATTTATCTGGATGAGCAGGGAAAAGAGTTTAAGGTTTTTAATATTTATGATGGTCATGGCGTTTCTATGTTAAAAAAAAACGGTTTTGGAGTGGGATTGCTTTCCGGAAGAAAATCCAAGGCGGTTGGGGTTCGTTCCAAAGAGCTTGGCATTTCTGAGGTATACCAAGGGATTTCCAATAAACTAAAATGTTATCAAGGCTTTCTTCGAAAGCATAAATTGGAGGATGAACAGGTTGCCTATATGGGTGACGATTTAATTGACATCCCCATCATGAAGCTAGTGGGGTTTTCTGTTTCAGTTCCCAATGCAGTCAAAGAGGTAAAAGTCTTTGCTCATTATATTACCCAAAAGCGAGGAGGGGAGGGCGCGGTCCGGGAAATTGCTGATTTGCTGTTAAAAAAACATGGAAAATGGAAACATTGA
- a CDS encoding DUF4388 domain-containing protein, which produces MALEGSIKDFGLAEILQLIFLQRKTGILTLKGGEDQATILFDKGLIVDASSSERGAVEKLGEILVRANRIDKAQLKEFLKDQDIAKEKLGQIISESGLIKNEDIKKALSLQKHELIYSLFRWKEGNYHFEQKPLRFQNDIPPLNTEFILMEGIRRLDEWPFLEKVLPSKGLILKKVEGKKEFLSLKNEEPEIDFDILEGVPEGKTDGYQLNPDEFEVYHLADGERDVRTIIKLSPIDDFETSKVLSNLVTTGIIEIIGEKKPEIIKRELFSKKLGLNNQLKEKTINGLIGIIIFLSILSVGYKIFLNYNIKFDSSISEFLKKKREKIVIKQMELYRIRNQKENPSIENLKIKQYGFFLKGMPFEGGKEEEP; this is translated from the coding sequence GTGGCTCTTGAGGGATCAATTAAAGATTTCGGCCTTGCAGAAATATTACAGCTAATTTTTCTGCAAAGAAAAACGGGTATCTTAACCCTGAAGGGGGGAGAGGATCAGGCAACAATCTTATTTGATAAAGGTTTAATTGTTGACGCCTCATCCTCCGAAAGGGGTGCCGTTGAAAAACTTGGAGAGATCTTGGTCAGGGCAAACCGAATCGATAAGGCACAACTTAAGGAATTTTTAAAGGACCAGGATATTGCCAAAGAGAAACTCGGACAAATTATTTCCGAAAGCGGTTTAATTAAAAATGAAGATATCAAAAAGGCCTTAAGTCTTCAAAAACATGAGCTTATTTATAGTCTTTTTCGCTGGAAAGAAGGAAATTATCATTTTGAACAGAAACCTTTACGATTCCAAAATGACATCCCCCCTTTGAATACGGAATTTATTTTAATGGAAGGCATTAGGAGATTAGATGAATGGCCTTTTTTAGAAAAGGTCCTTCCCTCAAAAGGGCTTATTTTAAAAAAGGTTGAGGGAAAAAAGGAATTCCTTTCATTAAAGAATGAAGAGCCCGAAATTGATTTTGATATTTTAGAGGGGGTTCCGGAAGGAAAAACCGATGGATATCAATTAAACCCTGATGAATTTGAAGTCTATCACCTAGCGGATGGGGAAAGAGATGTTCGAACCATTATTAAATTAAGTCCTATAGATGATTTTGAAACATCCAAAGTTTTATCGAATTTGGTTACCACAGGTATCATTGAAATTATCGGGGAGAAAAAGCCAGAAATTATTAAAAGAGAGTTATTTTCTAAAAAATTGGGATTAAATAATCAGTTAAAGGAAAAAACAATTAATGGCTTAATAGGCATAATTATTTTTTTATCAATTTTATCCGTTGGATATAAAATTTTTTTAAACTATAACATTAAATTTGATTCATCAATTAGTGAATTTTTAAAGAAAAAAAGGGAGAAAATAGTTATTAAACAGATGGAGCTATATAGGATTCGCAATCAAAAAGAAAATCCCTCAATTGAAAATTTAAAAATAAAACAATATGGTTTTTTTTTAAAAGGAATGCCATTTGAGGGGGGAAAAGAGGAAGAACCTTGA
- the kdsA gene encoding 3-deoxy-8-phosphooctulonate synthase: MNAQGRSKKNIRVGSFQLGQGSPLFLIAGPCVIENETLILETAHQLQEITKKVGMPLIFKSSYDKANRSSIHSFRGPGISKGLDILNKVKEKYGLPLLSDVHQIEDIPIAADVLDILQIPAFLCRQTDLLVSAAKSGKVVNVKKGQFLAPWDAKNIITKIEEAGSQKILLTERGSSFGYNNLVADMRSIPILGQWGYPVVFDATHSVQLPGGGGNVSSGQREFVPHLARAAVAVGCDGLFMEVHPDPDKALSDGPNMVRLKDLQNLLEQVSRIRNSL, translated from the coding sequence ATGAATGCTCAGGGCAGATCAAAAAAAAATATTCGGGTCGGTTCCTTTCAATTGGGCCAGGGTTCGCCTTTATTTTTAATTGCGGGTCCTTGTGTGATTGAAAATGAAACCCTGATTTTAGAAACCGCTCATCAACTCCAAGAAATTACAAAAAAAGTTGGCATGCCCCTCATTTTTAAATCCTCCTACGATAAAGCCAACCGATCTTCAATCCATTCCTTTCGCGGGCCTGGAATTTCCAAGGGGTTAGACATTTTGAATAAGGTAAAGGAAAAATACGGCCTTCCTCTTTTGTCTGATGTCCATCAAATCGAAGATATTCCCATCGCTGCGGATGTTTTGGATATCCTTCAAATTCCTGCTTTTTTATGCCGCCAAACCGATCTTTTGGTTTCCGCTGCAAAAAGTGGCAAGGTTGTGAATGTAAAAAAAGGACAATTTCTGGCCCCATGGGACGCCAAAAATATTATTACAAAAATTGAAGAGGCTGGGAGTCAGAAAATTCTTTTGACGGAAAGAGGGAGTAGTTTTGGATACAATAACCTGGTGGCGGATATGCGATCCATTCCCATTTTAGGTCAATGGGGATACCCTGTTGTCTTTGATGCCACCCATAGCGTTCAATTACCAGGAGGGGGAGGAAATGTGTCCTCTGGTCAACGGGAATTTGTTCCTCATCTTGCCCGTGCTGCGGTGGCGGTTGGTTGCGATGGCCTTTTTATGGAGGTCCATCCTGATCCCGATAAAGCCCTTAGTGATGGGCCCAATATGGTGAGGCTGAAGGACCTTCAAAATCTTTTAGAGCAGGTTTCACGCATTCGAAATTCCCTTTAA
- the pgsA gene encoding CDP-diacylglycerol--glycerol-3-phosphate 3-phosphatidyltransferase, with amino-acid sequence MVLNLPNFLSFFRILLIPFFIQIYQTPFQGHFQLAALIFIGASFTDLLDGFLARRRGQVTSLGKLLDPVADKLLIVSALIILVSGDRVSVWLAILLVGREFAVMGLRSIALTEGIFISVENTGKYKMVLQTFGIFFLILDRSIPWMEVALIGNILLWAAAILALISGAQYFYRYWKEMRMKNLS; translated from the coding sequence ATGGTCCTAAACCTCCCCAATTTTCTCTCCTTCTTTCGGATTCTTCTCATTCCCTTTTTTATCCAGATTTATCAGACCCCCTTCCAGGGGCACTTTCAACTTGCCGCACTAATTTTTATCGGGGCCTCCTTCACTGATCTTTTGGATGGTTTTTTAGCTCGACGGAGAGGCCAAGTCACCTCTTTGGGAAAACTACTTGACCCGGTTGCTGATAAACTTTTAATTGTTTCCGCTCTGATTATTTTAGTTTCGGGGGATCGGGTTTCGGTTTGGTTGGCCATCCTTCTAGTCGGTCGCGAGTTTGCCGTAATGGGTTTAAGGTCAATTGCCCTTACCGAAGGGATTTTTATTTCCGTTGAAAACACGGGAAAATATAAAATGGTTCTCCAAACCTTTGGAATTTTTTTCCTCATTCTGGATCGTTCAATACCCTGGATGGAGGTTGCCCTAATTGGAAATATTTTGCTGTGGGCTGCCGCTATTTTAGCCTTAATATCGGGGGCACAATATTTTTATCGTTATTGGAAAGAGATGAGGATGAAAAATTTGAGCTAA
- a CDS encoding tetratricopeptide repeat protein translates to MRQDLLSQGDQQGSNAILLIIQILKEREGIQNLKHLSQILLWEATEAFQKGDPLQGNALIVAALKISPDFPPVYTYISRKGWSVQPWNIFENISNSLKALKMNFNDFWYFLSFIRVLLAALLISFLLFNTIFILLILLRSFPSLVHTSWEWSGKKISVFNQWGLVLLLFLFPLFWDLPFFWILLFWMSIAWFFSSRAEKTVMVSGGVILLIFLYTGPIWGVFYTAEEDHTLQVMADSVKGEWISKERIMEDSLEQAPWHMQFTAATIKKREGACDEAVSMYQQLLRKTPRKEKPLILNNLGNCFFYQRQFENAIRTYQSSIQEFPSFVAPYYNLSQTYREKLDFDKGEKIYQKALEQNEEKVSHFSFLSTLGNQYQVIDQTFGLDEIWKQVLVQREGGISKKVWRILVGEHPQIQVIYILLGWFSLLMFWVYKGPQMRITKNCQFCSKTICKKCQRHLMDHTACLTCWSELKGKPVTFFAKNHKKGVSEGIGIPLILGGLLLPGSTPILIHKSIKGAIWLILFLFFLAFFLLKQTGIFMVSDGINLIQGTGSLIPWVLFFGIGAMSLVLDLKRDLKI, encoded by the coding sequence ATGCGCCAGGACCTCCTTTCCCAGGGGGACCAACAAGGAAGTAATGCCATTCTTCTCATTATTCAGATCCTAAAAGAAAGAGAAGGGATTCAAAACCTAAAACACCTTTCCCAAATCCTCCTATGGGAAGCCACAGAGGCATTTCAGAAGGGAGACCCGCTTCAAGGCAATGCTTTAATTGTGGCGGCATTGAAAATTTCACCTGATTTTCCTCCTGTTTACACCTATATTTCCCGGAAAGGATGGTCTGTTCAACCTTGGAATATTTTTGAAAATATTTCCAATTCACTAAAAGCCTTAAAAATGAACTTCAATGATTTTTGGTATTTTTTAAGTTTTATACGGGTTTTATTGGCAGCTTTATTAATCAGTTTTCTTCTATTTAACACCATTTTTATTTTACTAATTCTTTTGAGATCCTTTCCAAGTTTAGTTCATACATCTTGGGAATGGAGTGGGAAAAAAATTTCGGTTTTTAACCAATGGGGGTTGGTCCTATTACTATTCCTTTTTCCACTTTTTTGGGATTTACCCTTCTTCTGGATTCTCCTTTTTTGGATGAGTATAGCCTGGTTTTTTTCAAGCCGCGCAGAGAAAACAGTCATGGTCTCAGGGGGAGTCATTTTACTGATCTTTTTATATACAGGACCTATTTGGGGGGTTTTTTATACTGCCGAGGAGGATCACACCCTTCAAGTAATGGCAGATTCTGTAAAGGGTGAATGGATTTCTAAAGAACGGATTATGGAAGATTCACTTGAGCAAGCCCCATGGCACATGCAATTTACCGCTGCAACCATTAAAAAAAGGGAGGGAGCCTGCGATGAGGCCGTTTCTATGTATCAACAACTGCTTAGGAAAACCCCCAGGAAAGAGAAACCTTTAATTTTAAATAATTTAGGGAATTGTTTCTTTTATCAAAGGCAATTTGAGAATGCAATCCGGACTTACCAGAGTTCTATTCAGGAATTTCCTTCTTTTGTTGCACCCTATTATAATTTGAGTCAAACCTATCGGGAGAAACTGGATTTTGATAAAGGAGAAAAAATCTATCAAAAAGCCCTTGAGCAAAATGAGGAAAAGGTTTCTCACTTTTCATTTTTAAGTACCCTCGGCAACCAATATCAAGTCATTGATCAAACCTTTGGGTTGGATGAAATCTGGAAGCAGGTTTTAGTTCAACGGGAGGGGGGTATTTCAAAAAAGGTATGGAGAATATTGGTGGGGGAGCACCCCCAAATTCAAGTGATCTATATTCTTTTAGGTTGGTTTAGCCTGCTGATGTTTTGGGTATACAAAGGACCCCAAATGAGAATAACCAAAAATTGCCAATTCTGCTCAAAGACCATTTGTAAAAAATGCCAACGTCATTTAATGGACCACACGGCATGCCTTACATGCTGGAGTGAATTAAAAGGAAAACCCGTTACTTTTTTTGCTAAAAACCACAAAAAAGGGGTTAGTGAAGGTATTGGGATTCCACTTATTTTAGGTGGACTGCTTCTCCCCGGAAGTACTCCGATTTTAATTCATAAATCCATAAAAGGGGCTATTTGGTTAATACTTTTTTTATTTTTCCTGGCTTTTTTCCTTCTTAAACAAACAGGGATATTTATGGTTTCCGATGGGATAAATTTAATTCAGGGAACAGGAAGTTTAATTCCCTGGGTTTTATTTTTTGGAATAGGTGCAATGAGTTTGGTTTTAGATCTTAAAAGGGATTTAAAAATTTAA
- the plsY gene encoding glycerol-3-phosphate 1-O-acyltransferase PlsY — MDSILNGLMVIFSYGIGNIPFGLWVTRRQGDNSLETSGSGNIGATNVLRVFGKKAALLTLLGDIGKGVLAVVLTRYITGQLEWEVASGLGVVLGHVYPVFRKGKRGGKGVATGFGVLMVLNFRVGFLTFLIWGLTVGIWRYSSLGAIVSFAFFPVIVILIYPSQPLIYFSIFLFLIILNRHWGNVQRLASGKEPKLGSSK; from the coding sequence ATGGATTCTATTTTAAATGGATTAATGGTTATCTTCTCATATGGAATTGGGAATATTCCATTCGGTTTATGGGTGACCCGGAGGCAAGGGGATAATTCCCTAGAGACCAGCGGGAGTGGAAATATTGGTGCGACCAATGTCTTGAGGGTTTTCGGAAAAAAAGCGGCATTGTTAACGTTATTAGGTGATATTGGAAAAGGGGTTCTTGCTGTTGTTTTAACGAGGTATATAACGGGTCAACTGGAATGGGAGGTGGCCTCTGGACTGGGCGTGGTTCTTGGGCATGTCTACCCCGTTTTTCGAAAAGGAAAACGAGGGGGGAAAGGCGTTGCAACAGGTTTTGGTGTTTTGATGGTTTTAAATTTCCGAGTTGGGTTCCTAACGTTTCTCATTTGGGGTTTAACTGTAGGCATCTGGCGTTACTCCTCTTTAGGCGCCATAGTTTCATTTGCTTTCTTTCCAGTGATTGTCATCTTGATCTATCCTTCCCAACCCTTAATCTATTTTTCCATTTTTTTATTCCTTATCATCCTGAATCGTCATTGGGGAAACGTACAGCGGTTGGCGTCAGGAAAGGAGCCCAAGCTGGGGTCTTCAAAGTGA
- a CDS encoding KpsF/GutQ family sugar-phosphate isomerase, protein MMNSEDLIRQAQRVLEIEAQAISGLLPRLGNEFIQAVNLLYSCQGKVVVTGMGKSGHIGQKISATLSSTGTPTFFLHPGEGKHGDLGMVTRQDVMIIISNSGETEEIIDLLPFFKRLNVSLISLTGKPQSTIGKVSQVVIDVSVKEEACPLQLAPTASTTATLAMGDALAIVLLQKRGFKEQDFALFHPGGILGRRLLLKVEDVMHTGEQIPRVFENAPMKDALMEITSKKLGVTTVTSPSGEFKGIITDGDLRRWLERIDHGQELFNQKAKDIMTQNPKTIDRDALAAQAVLLMEKFSITSLIIVVGGKALGIVHLHDLLKRGVV, encoded by the coding sequence ATGATGAATTCGGAAGATTTAATAAGACAGGCCCAACGGGTGTTGGAAATAGAAGCACAAGCTATTTCCGGTTTATTACCCCGACTGGGTAATGAATTTATTCAGGCAGTCAATCTTTTATATTCCTGTCAAGGAAAAGTTGTAGTCACAGGAATGGGAAAGTCAGGCCATATTGGACAAAAAATTTCTGCCACGCTGTCCAGTACAGGTACCCCAACCTTTTTCCTTCACCCCGGGGAGGGGAAACATGGGGACTTGGGAATGGTAACCCGACAGGATGTTATGATCATTATATCCAATAGCGGGGAAACCGAAGAAATCATTGATCTTCTTCCTTTTTTTAAGCGTTTAAATGTCTCGTTAATTTCATTAACAGGGAAACCTCAATCAACCATTGGAAAGGTGAGCCAGGTAGTAATTGATGTGAGCGTGAAGGAAGAAGCCTGTCCCCTTCAATTAGCTCCTACTGCCAGTACGACCGCAACCTTAGCCATGGGAGATGCCTTGGCTATCGTCCTTCTTCAGAAACGAGGGTTCAAAGAACAGGACTTTGCCCTGTTTCATCCTGGTGGAATTTTGGGAAGACGTCTTCTGTTAAAAGTAGAAGATGTAATGCATACGGGAGAACAAATTCCAAGGGTTTTTGAGAATGCGCCAATGAAGGATGCTTTAATGGAAATTACATCAAAAAAACTTGGGGTTACCACAGTAACCAGTCCTTCAGGAGAGTTTAAGGGAATTATCACCGATGGTGATCTTCGGAGATGGCTGGAGCGGATTGATCACGGCCAGGAATTATTCAACCAGAAGGCAAAAGATATTATGACCCAAAATCCAAAAACCATTGACCGCGATGCCTTAGCGGCTCAAGCGGTTCTTCTTATGGAAAAATTTTCCATTACCTCCTTAATCATTGTGGTGGGGGGGAAAGCTTTAGGGATTGTTCATCTCCATGATTTATTAAAAAGAGGAGTTGTTTGA
- the mtaB gene encoding tRNA (N(6)-L-threonylcarbamoyladenosine(37)-C(2))-methylthiotransferase MtaB, which yields MQVAFATLGCKVNQFDTTMMESLAGGKGYQIVGFDTRADVYIINTCTVTLKSNYQSRQLVRKAVRQNPKARIIVTGCYAETYPDEIKSIPGVDVVLGNAYKKNILEYLEGCGAAEPQTLVNGFEEGKNLQQPFVDGERDRSRVFLKVQDGCNFRCTFCIIPKARGPSRSLPPQQIIDQITLLVNKGYNEIVLTGVYLGAYGRDIHPKVSLATLLQEISTRTQLSRIRLSSIDPKDFNSELIETLCNLPNLCHHLHIPLQSGDDLILKRMRRGYTTGFFISLVNELKKKMDDLFIGTDVMVGFPGEGLPQFENTYQLLSSLPITSFHVFPFSNRPGTPAARMKNQVPDLQKKDRAERLRVLSKQKEELFKNKFIGRTLPFVMLKGEKGPVGLSHNYLKVHLKGESVFGNSCIGQVINIQIVSVVNGQIFGSLPSRQYQNQ from the coding sequence ATGCAGGTCGCCTTCGCCACCCTTGGGTGTAAAGTTAATCAATTCGATACCACCATGATGGAAAGTTTGGCTGGGGGAAAGGGTTATCAAATTGTTGGCTTTGATACCCGGGCCGATGTTTACATTATTAACACCTGTACCGTTACCCTCAAAAGCAATTACCAATCCCGGCAATTGGTGCGAAAAGCCGTTCGCCAAAATCCAAAAGCCAGAATTATCGTTACCGGTTGTTATGCAGAAACCTATCCCGATGAAATTAAATCGATTCCCGGTGTAGATGTGGTTTTAGGAAACGCCTATAAGAAAAACATTCTGGAGTATTTAGAAGGGTGCGGGGCCGCCGAACCTCAAACCTTAGTTAATGGGTTTGAGGAGGGGAAAAACCTCCAACAACCCTTTGTGGATGGGGAACGTGATCGAAGCAGGGTATTCCTAAAGGTTCAGGATGGATGTAATTTTCGATGTACTTTTTGTATTATTCCAAAAGCCAGAGGCCCAAGCCGAAGTTTACCTCCCCAACAAATTATTGATCAAATTACTCTTTTGGTAAACAAGGGCTACAATGAAATTGTTTTGACGGGGGTATACCTCGGGGCCTATGGAAGGGATATTCACCCAAAGGTATCACTGGCAACATTGCTCCAAGAAATTTCGACCCGAACCCAATTATCCAGAATTCGTTTAAGTTCCATTGACCCGAAGGATTTTAACTCTGAACTGATTGAAACACTGTGCAATCTTCCAAATTTATGCCACCACCTTCACATTCCACTCCAAAGCGGGGATGATTTGATTTTAAAACGAATGAGAAGGGGGTATACAACAGGTTTTTTCATTAGTCTGGTTAACGAATTAAAAAAGAAAATGGATGACCTTTTTATCGGAACGGACGTGATGGTGGGTTTTCCGGGGGAAGGGTTGCCTCAATTTGAAAATACATATCAACTTTTGAGTTCCCTTCCCATCACTTCTTTTCATGTTTTTCCTTTTTCCAATCGGCCGGGAACCCCGGCAGCAAGAATGAAAAATCAGGTTCCGGATCTACAAAAAAAAGATCGCGCCGAACGTTTAAGGGTTTTATCCAAGCAGAAGGAGGAGCTTTTTAAAAATAAATTTATTGGACGAACGCTACCCTTTGTAATGTTAAAGGGAGAAAAAGGACCCGTTGGATTATCCCATAACTACCTCAAGGTCCATTTAAAAGGGGAAAGTGTTTTTGGTAATTCCTGTATAGGGCAGGTCATAAATATTCAAATTGTTTCTGTTGTCAATGGGCAGATTTTTGGATCTCTTCCCAGTCGGCAATATCAAAATCAATAA
- a CDS encoding VanZ family protein, whose protein sequence is MIKFELGQPKRFFFYWGLVILYLGIIYYLSSLSLRNLKSPFPFFDKVFHAGEYAILAILLYRALYISLSKPLMRFIGIWVVFLCLIYGITDEFHQSFVPSRFPDFFDLIANTTGAILGTLVIGLFLSLKNKKQI, encoded by the coding sequence GTGATAAAATTTGAACTGGGGCAACCCAAACGGTTTTTTTTTTACTGGGGCCTTGTTATTTTGTATTTGGGAATTATCTATTACCTTTCATCTCTATCCTTACGAAATTTAAAAAGCCCCTTTCCTTTTTTTGATAAGGTTTTCCACGCTGGTGAATATGCAATTTTGGCAATCCTTCTTTACCGGGCACTGTATATCTCTCTATCAAAACCGTTAATGCGGTTTATTGGAATTTGGGTGGTTTTTCTTTGTTTGATTTACGGGATTACAGATGAATTTCACCAGTCTTTTGTTCCATCCCGTTTTCCGGATTTTTTCGATCTGATTGCCAATACCACCGGGGCCATTTTAGGAACCCTGGTGATCGGTCTGTTCCTTTCTTTAAAAAATAAAAAGCAAATCTAA